GCTCAGCAGCACGGGCCAGCTGAACGTGACCGGCGACAGGGCGACCACCGGCGTGAGCGGCAGCATGATCACGGCTGCGATACCGATGTTGAGGAACGCGACCGACGTCGCCGGGATGTCCCGGTGGCTGATGAACCTGCGGATGTATCCGAAGCTGAAGCCGTAGCAGGTGACCGCGCCGAGGCACGCCAACTGTCCCCACACACTGCCGGACAGCGCGGCGATCGTCCACGGCCCGACGACGACCACCACGCCCACGACGCCCACGAGCACGCCGAGCACCTGGTCGCGGTTGAGCTTCTCGACCCGGAACGCGGCGGTCGCAAGGATCGCGGTCGTGATCGGGGTGACGGCGTTGTAGATGCTGGCGAGGCTGGAGGACACGTACTGCTCGGCCCACGCGAAGAGCAGGTACGGCACCACGCAGTAGGTGACCGCCACGACCGCGAAGTGCAGGTAGACGATCGGCTGCTTCGGGAGCCTGCTGCGCGTGACGAGCACGATGATCCCGAGCGTCAGCGCCCCGAACACGAGCCGCGCCCACGCCACCTGCCCGAACGAGACGCCCTCCAGCGCCACCTTCATGAACAGGAAGCTGGCGCCCCAGACGAGACCCATGGCGACGAACTGCAGAGCGACCTTCACTCGTCGAGGCTACCGCCCGCCACCGACGCCGACTGGCGGAAATCGGACGCGGCGGCTCAGTCGCGCACCGGTCGCGCCGAGGCGTCGGGCAGGGCCCCGCCGGGGAGGACCGCGTTCGCGGCCGTCATGTACTGCTTCCAGACCCGGTGCCGGAGCTGGTCGGCCTGAATGCCGCCGATCTTCGACCGCCGCAGCGACACGTCGCCGGTCACGTTGCCGACCCACACCGCGGTGGTCAGGCGCGTGGTGGACCCCACGAACCAGGTGTCCTTCTCGGAGTCCGTCGTGCCGGTCTTGCCGAACACGGGGATGCCGTCGTTCGGGTTCGACGCGGATCCCGTGCCGCCGCCGCGCGTCACGCCCTGCAGCGCGGACGCCATGCTCGCCGCGATCTCCGGGGTCACGGCCTCCGTGCACGCGCTCTCCGGCACCGGGACCTCGGCGCCGTCCGGGCCGACGATCCGGTCGATCGCGATCGGCGCGCAGTAGACGCCCTCGTTGGCGATCCCGGCGAAGGCCGCCGCCATCCGCAGCGGCGAGACCTCGTTCGTGCCGAGGACGTCGGAGACGTAGGAGGTCAGCGGCTTGCCGTCGGCGCGCTTCACGCCGAAGGCCTCGGCCGTCTTGCGGATCTCGCACTGGTCGAGCTTCTGCGCCATCGAGAAGTAGGCGCCGTTCACCGAGCCGGCGGTCGCCGCCCGCACCGAGACGTTCCCCGGGCGCGAGCCGCTGTCGTTCTTCGGGGAGTACGTGCCCGTGCCCGACCCCTGGCAGCTGTCCTTGAACGAGGACAGGTTGAGCGCGCGCGGGTCGCCGTTGACGACGTCGTTCAGCGAGTGCCCGTTCTTCAGCCACTCCGCCAACGTGAAGACCTTGTACGTCGACCCGGCCTGGAAGCCGTTCGACCCTCCGTAGCCGGAGTCCGTGCTGTAGTTGACGGCCGTGTTCTCCGGCGACGTCTCGTCCGGGTCGGCGTTGAACGCCTTGTTCTGCGCCATCGCGAGGATGCGGCCGGTGCCCGGCTCGACGGTGACCAGCGACGAGCCGAGGTCGAGGACGTCCGTCGCGTGCGGTACGTAGGCGTCGACGGCCGCGACGGCGGACGCCTGGAGGTCGACGTCGAGGGTCGTGTAGATGTCGTACCCGCCCCGGGTCAGCGTGCTGTAGTCGGAGTCCGTCGGGTCGGGGAGGACCTTCTCGTTCTCGATCACCCACTGCACGTAGTCGCAGAAGAAGCCG
This genomic stretch from Leifsonia sp. EB41 harbors:
- a CDS encoding DMT family transporter, coding for MKVALQFVAMGLVWGASFLFMKVALEGVSFGQVAWARLVFGALTLGIIVLVTRSRLPKQPIVYLHFAVVAVTYCVVPYLLFAWAEQYVSSSLASIYNAVTPITTAILATAAFRVEKLNRDQVLGVLVGVVGVVVVVGPWTIAALSGSVWGQLACLGAVTCYGFSFGYIRRFISHRDIPATSVAFLNIGIAAVIMLPLTPVVALSPVTFSWPVLLSLLALGALGTGVVYIWNMNVLRAWGPTATSGVTYVTPVVGVALGILVLGEHLSWNEPVGAAVVLCGILLTQQRVRLFTRRQAALVAD
- a CDS encoding transglycosylase domain-containing protein, whose product is MGEQNHNSNQPRRRVAAAAGFVALSVTAGVLISAMLAPVVAVAGVATGSGVHLFETLPEALTPDALAQTSDIYAKNRAGEPVLLASVYEQNRKNVAWEAISPYVKDALTSTEDPRFYTHGGVDIPSALRAAIGNASSGTVASGASTITMQYVKNVLVQRAEAIRDKDERKAAYKEATKTSMDRKLREMRLAIGLEKALPKDQIMLGYLNIAHFGGSVYGIEAAAEYYFGVTAADLTLAQAASLVATVNAPNDFRIDDPDNIGDNKFRRDNDVLASMLEAKKITQAQHDEAVATPIEPNITPPSTGCVTANTIGAGFFCDYVQWVIENEKVLPDPTDSDYSTLTRGGYDIYTTLDVDLQASAVAAVDAYVPHATDVLDLGSSLVTVEPGTGRILAMAQNKAFNADPDETSPENTAVNYSTDSGYGGSNGFQAGSTYKVFTLAEWLKNGHSLNDVVNGDPRALNLSSFKDSCQGSGTGTYSPKNDSGSRPGNVSVRAATAGSVNGAYFSMAQKLDQCEIRKTAEAFGVKRADGKPLTSYVSDVLGTNEVSPLRMAAAFAGIANEGVYCAPIAIDRIVGPDGAEVPVPESACTEAVTPEIAASMASALQGVTRGGGTGSASNPNDGIPVFGKTGTTDSEKDTWFVGSTTRLTTAVWVGNVTGDVSLRRSKIGGIQADQLRHRVWKQYMTAANAVLPGGALPDASARPVRD